From the Chloroflexota bacterium genome, one window contains:
- a CDS encoding long-chain fatty acid--CoA ligase translates to MLCYTLRLAKEEDTLKADTNKAKYESRPWLKFYLKEVPPDVKIPEKSVVETFDESTDKWRDRTAIIFYGRKISYRELRDHADRFATALYDLGVKKGDRVALLLLNSPQFIIAYFGALKVGATLTAISPVYVSPEIKHQIEDSGAKIIVCQDILYDNVERAGVKLDKVILTSIVEYLPGMKKFLGSSVLRAVYQKMAAPPAEIYEREGFYQFKDLIKNYPPNPPKIKFNIREDLVTLPYTGGTTGLPKGAMITHYNLTAARYLGEKFWGDIVQEGKETILAYLPFYHIYGQAVSMLGGLSMGYTLVIFTTPDLDDMLNAIESNKATIFYSVPSLYEYLRDYHRTDRVNWKRIKVLVSGADSLLEDTAAGWEKRTNTKIHEGWGMTETSSVGMINPYGKTKVGSFGVPLPNTVAGILDPESTKFLPVGEIGELAIKGPQIAKGYWHKPEETKKMFAPIDGETWLRTGDLARMDKDGYFFFYDRKRDMIKYKGLAVFAREVEEVLAAHPKVKEAGVIGVPDPEVGEKVKAIVVLETEARGKVSEDEIMKYCAENMAHYKCPRVIEFRGEVPKTDVGKVSRRELREDEL, encoded by the coding sequence ATGCTATGCTATACTTTGCGTTTAGCAAAAGAGGAGGATACATTGAAAGCCGACACAAACAAAGCAAAATATGAATCAAGACCGTGGCTAAAGTTTTATCTCAAAGAGGTGCCGCCGGATGTCAAAATTCCAGAAAAGTCCGTGGTCGAAACCTTTGACGAATCTACGGATAAATGGAGAGACAGAACTGCCATAATATTCTACGGCAGGAAGATAAGCTACCGCGAGTTAAGAGACCACGCCGATAGATTTGCTACAGCCCTGTATGACTTAGGAGTCAAAAAAGGAGACCGGGTCGCTTTGCTTTTACTGAACTCGCCTCAGTTCATCATAGCCTATTTCGGAGCCCTTAAAGTCGGGGCTACCTTAACTGCAATCAGTCCTGTTTATGTCAGTCCTGAGATCAAACATCAAATTGAAGACAGTGGCGCCAAGATCATCGTCTGTCAGGATATCCTTTACGATAATGTTGAACGGGCAGGAGTCAAGCTAGATAAGGTTATCTTGACCAGCATCGTCGAATACCTGCCGGGAATGAAAAAATTCTTGGGCAGCAGTGTGCTCCGGGCTGTGTACCAAAAGATGGCAGCGCCACCTGCTGAAATCTACGAAAGAGAGGGATTCTATCAATTCAAGGACTTGATTAAGAACTACCCGCCCAATCCACCGAAAATTAAATTCAACATTAGGGAGGACTTAGTAACACTCCCCTACACGGGAGGAACAACGGGGCTGCCCAAAGGGGCCATGATAACTCATTACAATCTCACCGCTGCCCGATACCTAGGCGAAAAGTTCTGGGGTGATATTGTCCAGGAGGGCAAGGAGACCATATTAGCCTATTTGCCCTTCTACCACATATACGGTCAGGCGGTGAGTATGCTGGGAGGATTGTCTATGGGGTACACCCTAGTGATATTTACTACCCCCGACCTCGATGACATGTTAAACGCAATCGAAAGCAATAAGGCAACCATTTTCTACAGCGTTCCGTCTTTGTATGAATACCTCAGAGATTATCACCGCACCGACAGAGTCAATTGGAAGCGCATCAAAGTCCTCGTCTCCGGTGCTGACTCCCTTCTTGAGGATACCGCGGCAGGTTGGGAGAAACGGACAAATACTAAAATCCACGAAGGTTGGGGAATGACTGAGACAAGCTCTGTGGGAATGATCAACCCATACGGGAAAACAAAGGTCGGCTCTTTTGGTGTACCTCTACCTAACACTGTAGCTGGAATTCTCGATCCTGAAAGTACCAAATTTCTTCCCGTTGGCGAGATAGGCGAGCTGGCAATCAAAGGGCCACAAATAGCCAAAGGATACTGGCATAAGCCGGAAGAGACGAAAAAAATGTTCGCGCCTATCGACGGTGAAACCTGGCTTCGAACCGGCGACTTAGCCAGAATGGATAAAGACGGCTATTTCTTTTTCTACGATAGAAAACGTGACATGATTAAATACAAGGGTCTGGCTGTGTTTGCCAGGGAGGTAGAGGAGGTCCTGGCCGCTCATCCAAAAGTTAAAGAGGCCGGGGTCATCGGAGTCCCTGACCCGGAGGTTGGAGAGAAAGTCAAAGCAATCGTTGTTCTTGAGACAGAAGCAAGAGGCAAAGTCTCAGAAGATGAAATTATGAAGTATTGTGCGGAAAATATGGCTCACTACAAATGCCCCAGAGTTATAGAGTTCAGGGGTGAAGTGCCTAAAACAGATGTTGGAAAAGTATCTCGCCGGGAACTGAGAGAGGACGAATTATAA
- a CDS encoding enoyl-CoA hydratase/isomerase family protein produces the protein MSTVLYEKKGHIAYITINRPKAMNCINSETWMAMNEIWQDFKKDFELYVAILTGAGNKAFCAGWDLKEMLKEPIHIPWKTIEESRELAWNGPGFGGITRGMEIWKPIIAAINGYCIAGGNEIALACDIRIAADHAEFGHQEVRWCMMPGDGGCQRLPRVIGLGRALELILTGERISAQEAYRIGLVNKVVSAEQLMFEATKLAETICQHSQLAVHACKEAITRGIGTPLREGLAYENLLLQQLFTTEDRLEGSRAFAERREPHWKNR, from the coding sequence ATGTCAACCGTTCTATATGAGAAGAAGGGACATATCGCCTATATCACCATCAATCGTCCAAAAGCAATGAATTGTATCAATTCCGAGACCTGGATGGCAATGAATGAGATATGGCAGGATTTCAAAAAAGACTTTGAGCTCTATGTCGCCATACTAACCGGTGCTGGGAACAAAGCATTTTGCGCTGGTTGGGACCTGAAAGAGATGCTGAAGGAGCCTATCCATATTCCCTGGAAAACTATAGAGGAATCAAGAGAGCTTGCTTGGAATGGGCCAGGATTCGGCGGCATCACCAGGGGCATGGAAATTTGGAAGCCAATCATCGCTGCCATCAACGGTTATTGCATTGCCGGCGGCAATGAAATCGCACTTGCCTGTGACATCAGAATCGCTGCAGACCACGCTGAGTTCGGGCACCAAGAAGTACGTTGGTGCATGATGCCAGGAGATGGCGGCTGCCAGAGGTTACCCCGGGTGATTGGCTTAGGTAGAGCACTGGAGTTGATTCTCACTGGGGAAAGAATCAGTGCCCAGGAGGCTTACCGCATAGGACTGGTTAACAAGGTAGTATCAGCCGAGCAACTCATGTTTGAAGCAACTAAACTGGCTGAAACTATCTGCCAACATTCCCAGCTCGCAGTTCACGCCTGTAAAGAAGCCATCACCCGAGGTATCGGTACACCCCTAAGAGAAGGACTGGCCTATGAGAACCTGCTGCTCCAGCAGCTGTTTACTACCGAGGATCGGCTAGAAGGTTCTCGAGCCTTTGCCGAGAGGAGAGAGCCTCATTGGAAGAACAGGTAA
- a CDS encoding homoserine dehydrogenase, with translation MAMESIGIGLMGLGVIGGGVAKVLIDKPDTLTREAGSKLVLKKVLEKDLAKHDSLGMERGIFTTKFEELIGHPEVDIVVELMGGEQPAFEYIREALTRGKHVVTANKEVMSKHWSELLAVARDHQVALRYEASVGGGIPLIAPFQEDLVANDISAIYAILNGTTNYILTRMAKEGLDFSVVLKNAQELGYAEADPAKDIEGVDAAYKLAILATIAFGTEVKPENVYHEGISRLQARDFRYARELGYAIKLLAIAKRVGESVEARVHPVFIPEDSLLAKVDGVYNAIHVEGDLVGKVIFYGEGAGPRATSSAVVSDIIKIAQNINSEAASVVPRLPFASGRTVKPMAQIETRYYMRMSVADQAGVLAQISKILGDHAISISSVIQKETDPSTKIAEIVIMTHPAREQAVQQALKETERLAIVKEISNFVRVEA, from the coding sequence GTGGCCATGGAGAGTATTGGTATCGGTTTGATGGGTTTAGGTGTAATCGGTGGTGGTGTGGCCAAGGTGTTAATAGACAAACCGGATACTTTGACTAGAGAAGCAGGCAGCAAACTGGTCTTAAAGAAGGTGTTAGAGAAGGACCTAGCCAAGCACGACTCATTGGGAATGGAGCGTGGCATTTTTACCACTAAATTCGAGGAGCTAATTGGGCATCCTGAGGTTGATATAGTTGTGGAACTCATGGGCGGTGAGCAGCCTGCCTTCGAATATATAAGAGAGGCTCTAACTCGCGGCAAGCACGTTGTCACTGCTAATAAAGAGGTTATGTCCAAACACTGGAGCGAGCTTTTGGCTGTGGCTCGAGACCATCAGGTGGCTCTTCGCTACGAGGCTAGTGTTGGTGGTGGGATACCTTTAATTGCTCCGTTTCAGGAAGACTTGGTGGCTAATGATATTTCAGCTATTTACGCCATTCTTAATGGTACCACTAATTATATTTTGACTCGGATGGCCAAGGAGGGTCTGGATTTCTCCGTGGTTTTAAAAAATGCTCAGGAGTTAGGTTATGCTGAAGCCGACCCAGCCAAGGATATAGAAGGAGTCGATGCTGCCTATAAGCTGGCCATTCTGGCAACCATCGCCTTTGGCACTGAGGTTAAACCGGAGAATGTATACCATGAAGGAATTTCACGGCTGCAGGCTCGGGATTTCCGCTATGCTCGAGAGCTAGGTTATGCTATAAAGCTTTTAGCCATTGCCAAGCGAGTCGGAGAGTCTGTTGAAGCTCGTGTTCACCCTGTATTTATCCCTGAGGATTCTCTGCTGGCTAAGGTGGATGGTGTTTATAACGCCATTCATGTAGAAGGAGATTTGGTGGGTAAAGTCATATTCTATGGTGAGGGAGCTGGCCCCAGAGCGACTTCAAGTGCTGTTGTCTCCGATATCATAAAGATAGCTCAAAATATCAACAGTGAGGCGGCCAGTGTTGTCCCCAGGTTGCCCTTTGCTAGTGGACGTACTGTGAAGCCTATGGCCCAAATAGAGACAAGATACTATATGAGAATGAGTGTCGCTGACCAAGCGGGCGTTTTGGCACAAATATCTAAGATATTGGGCGACCACGCTATTAGTATTTCTTCGGTAATTCAGAAAGAGACTGACCCATCTACTAAGATTGCTGAGATTGTTATAATGACTCATCCAGCTAGAGAACAGGCAGTTCAGCAGGCCCTAAAGGAAACTGAGCGTTTGGCTATAGTCAAAGAAATCAGCAACTTTGTCAGAGTGGAAGCTTAG
- a CDS encoding threonine synthase produces the protein MGRGVLIRYRDFLPITPATPLITLGEGDTPLVRSVAVEKELGCGELYFKLEGCNPTGSFKDRGMVVAIAKAVEEGSRGVICASTGNTSASAAAYGARFGLDVIVIVPKGKIAVGKLAQAIAYGAKIIAVQGNFDQALQIVRDLVQKHPVTLVNSLNPYRIEGQKTAAFELVDDLGDAPDYFFIPVGNAGNITAYWKGFVEYKQAGRASQTPKMMGFQAEGAAPIVKGRIVEKPKTLATAIRIGNPASWQRAVAARDQSGGVIDCVSDDEILAAYKLLARREGIFGEPASAASVAGLIKMVKQGLKLSGKKVVCIITGTGLKDPNLPAKFVEPFPELPADIKVIEQTLGWR, from the coding sequence ATGGGACGTGGAGTTTTAATCAGATACCGCGATTTTCTGCCGATTACCCCGGCTACTCCTCTGATAACTCTGGGTGAAGGTGATACTCCCCTGGTCAGGTCTGTTGCCGTGGAGAAGGAGCTTGGCTGCGGTGAACTTTATTTCAAGCTTGAGGGTTGTAATCCAACCGGCTCTTTTAAGGACAGAGGTATGGTTGTAGCTATCGCGAAGGCTGTGGAAGAGGGCAGTCGGGGTGTAATCTGTGCCTCTACTGGCAATACCAGTGCTTCGGCTGCTGCCTATGGAGCTAGATTCGGCCTCGATGTTATCGTTATTGTGCCAAAAGGTAAGATTGCCGTTGGAAAGCTGGCTCAGGCTATTGCTTACGGGGCTAAAATTATCGCTGTACAAGGCAATTTTGATCAGGCTCTCCAGATAGTCCGTGATTTGGTTCAAAAACACCCGGTTACGCTGGTCAATTCACTAAATCCATATCGTATTGAAGGTCAAAAGACGGCGGCTTTCGAGCTTGTCGATGATTTAGGCGATGCTCCTGATTATTTTTTCATTCCGGTGGGCAATGCCGGCAATATCACTGCTTATTGGAAGGGCTTTGTCGAATATAAGCAGGCTGGTCGGGCGAGTCAGACTCCGAAGATGATGGGTTTTCAAGCTGAAGGAGCAGCGCCTATAGTCAAAGGCAGAATCGTTGAGAAGCCTAAAACCTTAGCTACTGCGATTCGAATTGGCAATCCTGCCAGCTGGCAAAGAGCAGTAGCTGCCAGGGATCAATCAGGCGGGGTCATTGACTGTGTCAGCGATGACGAGATTCTGGCTGCCTACAAGCTGCTGGCAAGGCGAGAAGGAATTTTCGGTGAGCCAGCCTCAGCAGCTTCTGTGGCTGGACTCATTAAGATGGTTAAGCAAGGGCTGAAGCTTTCAGGCAAAAAAGTGGTCTGCATCATCACCGGCACCGGCCTTAAAGACCCCAATCTTCCGGCAAAGTTTGTTGAGCCATTCCCAGAGCTGCCTGCTGACATAAAGGTAATTGAGCAAACTCTAGGTTGGCGTTGA
- a CDS encoding flavin reductase family protein has protein sequence MPRINTEDVGEFYQHYPKVAAILTVNAGDKKNAMAAAWHSPISFKPPLYGVAVAPKRFTYQLILESNEFGINFVPFEAAELVASVGGSGGKEIDKFAKFGITEEKPLKTNVPILKNAYAAYECKLMDNRTYGDHVWIVGEIVAVHFTDDFFTNKGTLDLSKLNPVLYLGAELYITTNRESVLSLDRETYGRR, from the coding sequence ATGCCGAGGATAAACACAGAAGACGTTGGTGAGTTCTATCAGCATTACCCAAAAGTGGCAGCTATACTTACAGTCAATGCTGGAGACAAGAAAAATGCTATGGCAGCCGCATGGCACAGCCCCATTTCCTTTAAACCTCCGCTTTATGGGGTAGCTGTAGCACCTAAGAGATTTACTTATCAGCTTATTTTGGAAAGCAACGAGTTCGGGATTAACTTTGTACCCTTTGAAGCTGCTGAACTTGTAGCCTCGGTTGGCGGCAGCGGTGGCAAGGAAATAGATAAGTTCGCTAAATTTGGCATTACAGAAGAAAAACCTTTAAAAACAAACGTACCAATTCTGAAAAATGCCTACGCTGCCTACGAGTGCAAACTCATGGACAATAGAACCTATGGTGACCATGTCTGGATAGTGGGTGAAATTGTAGCTGTGCATTTTACTGATGATTTTTTCACGAACAAGGGAACACTTGATTTGAGCAAATTGAATCCAGTGCTTTATCTCGGAGCAGAACTTTACATAACTACCAATAGAGAATCCGTACTATCGCTGGATCGAGAGACTTACGGAAGACGTTAG
- the folE gene encoding GTP cyclohydrolase I FolE, which yields MVDITKIEAAVSAIIEAIGDDPRREGLQGTPKRIADMYTELFAGLDMDAKTELTVGFEVGHREMVILRDIPFYSMCEHHLLPFYGVAHVGYIPNKEGRVVGVSKLARAVEIFAKRLQLQERMTSQIADAIVEALQPDGVAVVIQAEHLCMTMRGIKKPGSNVITSATRGLFRTRAATRAEFLALVQGR from the coding sequence TTGGTTGACATAACTAAGATTGAAGCAGCGGTATCAGCGATAATCGAAGCTATCGGTGATGACCCTCGAAGAGAAGGGCTGCAAGGCACACCGAAACGGATCGCTGATATGTATACTGAACTTTTTGCAGGTTTGGATATGGATGCTAAGACAGAATTGACTGTGGGTTTTGAGGTGGGGCATCGTGAAATGGTAATATTGCGGGATATTCCCTTTTACTCCATGTGTGAGCATCATCTGCTGCCATTTTATGGAGTAGCTCATGTTGGTTATATTCCAAATAAAGAGGGACGGGTTGTCGGCGTTAGTAAATTAGCGCGGGCGGTGGAGATATTCGCCAAACGTCTTCAGCTACAGGAGAGAATGACGTCGCAGATCGCTGATGCCATTGTTGAAGCACTTCAGCCGGATGGAGTGGCGGTGGTCATACAGGCAGAGCATTTGTGTATGACCATGCGGGGTATCAAGAAGCCGGGGAGCAATGTTATTACCTCAGCGACTAGAGGTCTTTTCCGTACCAGGGCAGCAACACGTGCCGAGTTTCTTGCCTTGGTCCAAGGCAGATAG
- a CDS encoding FtsX-like permease family protein, with amino-acid sequence MNIWESTISSWQVLYNNKMRSGLTILGIVIGVWAVVFLVSFGRGHEANITSIFESMGANAIYITSASTMMQGMSGATGSLTIEDAEAIANSNRAPSVDLVSPISEKLAKVVYGNENSNVDIMGATPEISQIISYPVAEGEFISEQDVKRGANVAVLGSKTATDLFDTEDPVGKTIRISGTQFEVIGVFEKKGGFIGSADDFIMIPITTMQSRILGETTTRGRPIQTIAVKAMSTDQINAAREEVTAILRQRHHIRENEDDDFTVIDMQEILNRMREVLGIMQVFLGSVGAISLIVGGIGIMNIMLVSVTERTREIGIRKAVGAKRRDILRQFLIESAMLSLSGGIIGLTIAALGTWAITGVQLGPYPVKAPMGLDIVIIAIMVAVVVGLASGVYPAYRAARLDPIESLRHE; translated from the coding sequence ATGAACATCTGGGAAAGCACTATCAGTTCATGGCAAGTCCTGTACAATAACAAGATGCGGTCTGGCTTGACCATTCTTGGCATCGTAATCGGAGTCTGGGCCGTCGTCTTCCTGGTATCATTCGGCAGAGGGCACGAAGCCAATATCACTAGCATCTTCGAGAGTATGGGTGCCAATGCCATCTACATCACCAGCGCCAGCACCATGATGCAGGGAATGTCAGGAGCCACAGGAAGCCTGACTATCGAGGATGCCGAAGCTATAGCTAACTCTAATCGAGCTCCATCAGTAGATTTGGTTTCCCCCATTTCAGAAAAACTGGCTAAAGTCGTCTATGGCAATGAAAATAGCAATGTTGACATCATGGGTGCTACGCCCGAGATTTCACAAATTATCAGCTATCCCGTAGCCGAAGGGGAATTCATCTCTGAACAGGATGTCAAGAGAGGAGCCAATGTCGCCGTACTGGGAAGCAAAACAGCCACTGACCTTTTTGACACAGAGGACCCTGTAGGCAAAACCATCCGCATAAGCGGGACTCAGTTTGAGGTTATCGGCGTCTTCGAGAAGAAAGGCGGTTTTATAGGCTCCGCTGATGACTTCATAATGATACCCATAACGACTATGCAGTCAAGAATTTTGGGGGAGACAACTACCCGGGGCAGACCTATTCAAACTATCGCTGTCAAAGCAATGAGTACCGACCAGATAAATGCTGCCAGGGAAGAGGTCACTGCCATCCTGCGTCAGCGCCATCATATCAGAGAAAACGAGGACGATGACTTCACAGTCATTGATATGCAGGAAATCCTCAACCGCATGCGTGAGGTACTCGGCATCATGCAGGTATTCTTAGGCAGTGTTGGTGCTATTTCTCTTATTGTCGGCGGCATAGGCATAATGAACATAATGCTGGTCTCGGTAACCGAGCGCACACGGGAAATCGGCATCCGAAAGGCTGTGGGGGCCAAACGGCGGGATATTCTACGTCAGTTCCTAATAGAATCAGCTATGCTCAGCCTTAGTGGTGGGATAATCGGCCTCACTATAGCGGCACTGGGAACTTGGGCTATTACTGGCGTACAACTAGGACCGTACCCCGTCAAAGCCCCCATGGGACTTGACATTGTAATTATTGCCATAATGGTAGCAGTTGTAGTCGGGTTAGCTTCCGGCGTTTACCCAGCCTACAGAGCTGCCAGACTTGACCCAATTGAATCCCTGCGTCACGAATAG
- a CDS encoding ABC transporter ATP-binding protein codes for MIDLENIVKIYKLGEVEVAALDGVTCRIEAGEMVSIMGPSGSGKSTLMNLIGCLDRPTSGKYLLDGTDVSHLKDDELAEIRNKKIGFVFQSFNLLPQATAVSNVELPLVYSGVGNRHQRAFEALELVGMTQRAKHRPSEISGGEQQRVAIARALVTNPSLILADEPTGNLDTQTSKGIMLLLQRLNSQGITIVLVTHENDIAAYTQRTIHLRDGKIVSEKKI; via the coding sequence ATGATTGACCTAGAGAACATAGTAAAAATCTATAAATTGGGAGAGGTCGAGGTTGCCGCCCTGGATGGAGTAACCTGCCGCATCGAGGCGGGAGAGATGGTCTCGATCATGGGTCCATCAGGCTCAGGAAAATCCACCCTGATGAATCTCATCGGCTGTCTGGACAGACCTACTTCCGGGAAATATCTCCTTGACGGAACAGACGTCAGCCACCTGAAGGATGACGAATTGGCTGAAATAAGAAACAAGAAAATAGGTTTCGTCTTTCAATCTTTCAACTTATTACCCCAGGCCACGGCTGTGTCTAATGTCGAATTGCCCCTAGTCTACAGTGGCGTCGGCAATAGACACCAGCGTGCTTTTGAAGCTCTGGAACTAGTGGGCATGACTCAGCGGGCTAAACACCGCCCCTCTGAGATATCCGGCGGCGAACAACAACGGGTAGCTATCGCCCGAGCCTTAGTCACCAACCCATCGCTTATTCTAGCCGATGAACCCACCGGCAATCTGGACACACAGACAAGCAAAGGAATAATGCTTCTTTTACAGCGACTCAATAGCCAGGGCATCACTATAGTCCTGGTCACTCATGAAAATGACATCGCTGCTTATACACAGCGCACGATTCATCTTCGAGACGGTAAAATCGTGAGCGAGAAAAAGATATGA
- a CDS encoding efflux RND transporter periplasmic adaptor subunit: MKNKLTTAIILLIVISTIGFAGCRGKQPEASQKQIAEVMRGDLVVTISADGNLNMPHESQLKFGTPGTVKEVFVVEGQQVKEGALLAKLDDTTQKLAVASAQYNVELAMNELVEKIHPALMGYPKMYPDTSTVLQVEQAQEELRQVQKLLQQGKYQEAAAELRLAIQDLEASYYMLKDTQRNIPLETYDILGQAVETYPEINDAIELLKQDLQRLAEIQGLIEQGKYAEASAALDTTQQKLKETHLLVKSLSGRIRISQRIGACCGQLAMQGLTIEWILNPNFQPIPLMPNPTPPPPLIPDPTYDPNYYLPTEKYIGPGTTGLMPIPYPDTSTSLDWLRQVEENLQKIQACKEDEGCDALELNTLLRMAQHDIEMSQTILENNELIFRSGLNLKALRGYNLNLKLAENELKNAKEALMKTEILAPFDGTVVDIGVKENDQLSSFDYSSKTAVHLVDTRTVKMDGVVDEIDIYKVKVGQEAVIIVDALPDAELKGKVTFISPFGTQTTGVVEFAVTISLDPTETELKGGLTATADIIVEKHENVLLIPNRSIKGSPRDYWVDVIIDEKKVTTEKRQVILGAQNDQFSEIISGISEGEKIIVEATRGRASSSF, encoded by the coding sequence ATGAAAAATAAACTAACTACAGCAATCATACTGCTTATAGTCATATCCACAATAGGTTTTGCCGGTTGCCGCGGTAAACAGCCAGAAGCGAGTCAGAAGCAGATAGCCGAGGTAATGCGAGGCGACCTCGTGGTTACCATCTCTGCTGATGGCAATCTCAACATGCCGCATGAAAGCCAACTGAAGTTTGGCACTCCAGGCACAGTTAAAGAGGTATTTGTCGTCGAGGGACAGCAGGTCAAAGAAGGCGCACTACTAGCCAAACTGGATGACACCACTCAAAAGCTAGCCGTAGCCTCAGCCCAGTATAATGTAGAACTAGCCATGAATGAACTGGTGGAAAAGATACACCCGGCATTGATGGGCTATCCAAAAATGTATCCTGACACCAGCACTGTCCTCCAGGTGGAGCAGGCTCAAGAGGAGCTAAGGCAAGTGCAGAAACTTCTCCAGCAAGGCAAATACCAGGAGGCTGCAGCTGAACTACGCCTGGCTATACAAGACCTTGAAGCCAGCTACTATATGCTAAAAGATACACAGAGAAATATACCCTTGGAAACCTACGACATTTTAGGTCAGGCAGTTGAAACATATCCAGAGATAAACGACGCAATTGAACTCCTCAAGCAAGACCTTCAGAGGTTAGCTGAGATACAAGGACTCATAGAGCAGGGTAAATACGCCGAAGCTTCAGCCGCACTGGATACAACACAGCAAAAATTGAAGGAAACTCATCTTCTAGTAAAAAGCCTGAGCGGCAGGATAAGAATATCTCAAAGAATAGGAGCCTGTTGTGGACAACTGGCGATGCAAGGACTAACTATTGAATGGATACTTAATCCCAATTTTCAACCAATTCCACTTATGCCTAACCCCACTCCACCACCTCCCCTTATCCCCGATCCAACCTATGATCCGAATTATTACCTCCCGACTGAGAAGTATATTGGACCTGGAACGACAGGGCTGATGCCAATTCCCTATCCCGATACATCAACCTCCCTCGATTGGCTGAGGCAGGTTGAAGAAAACCTACAAAAGATACAAGCCTGTAAAGAGGATGAGGGTTGTGACGCACTGGAGTTGAACACGCTTCTGCGCATGGCACAGCATGATATCGAAATGAGCCAGACGATACTTGAGAACAACGAGCTGATTTTCAGGAGCGGCCTTAATCTGAAAGCCCTTAGAGGCTACAATCTCAATCTGAAGCTGGCTGAAAACGAGCTAAAGAATGCCAAGGAGGCACTTATGAAGACGGAAATACTGGCTCCCTTTGACGGCACCGTCGTCGATATCGGCGTGAAAGAAAATGACCAGCTTTCGTCTTTCGACTATTCGTCCAAGACCGCCGTTCACCTGGTGGACACCCGCACCGTCAAAATGGATGGCGTGGTAGATGAAATAGATATCTATAAAGTGAAGGTGGGGCAGGAGGCTGTCATAATCGTGGACGCACTACCCGATGCCGAGCTTAAGGGCAAGGTGACCTTCATCTCACCTTTCGGCACGCAGACAACCGGAGTGGTTGAGTTCGCGGTGACCATTTCCCTCGACCCCACTGAAACAGAGCTTAAAGGAGGCTTGACCGCCACCGCTGACATCATCGTGGAAAAACATGAGAATGTGCTATTAATACCCAACCGGTCTATCAAAGGCTCTCCTAGAGACTACTGGGTGGATGTGATAATAGATGAGAAGAAAGTCACAACTGAAAAAAGACAGGTTATTCTAGGTGCTCAGAACGACCAGTTCAGCGAGATAATCTCCGGAATCAGCGAAGGAGAAAAGATTATTGTCGAGGCAACCCGTGGTCGAGCGTCCTCATCCTTCTAA
- a CDS encoding class I SAM-dependent methyltransferase, with protein sequence METENPIPSFISQVKGFLAEEEGLRLFDLALEVCSLGPCLEIGSFCGKSTVYLGIACKMKGKTLFSIDHHRGSEEQQPGQPYFDADLFDNTTGLIDSFQYFRATIQKAGLEEVVVPMITKSHVAARDWVTPLGLVFIDGGHSYETVMTDYQCWYPHLLPGGFLVFHDIFLNPAEGGQAPYEVYKVALASGQFEELPMTKTLGVLRCHGPMVVKE encoded by the coding sequence ATGGAAACTGAGAATCCGATACCATCATTTATTTCCCAAGTCAAGGGATTTCTGGCTGAGGAGGAGGGGTTGAGGTTGTTTGATTTAGCTTTGGAGGTATGTTCGCTTGGCCCGTGTCTTGAGATAGGGAGCTTTTGTGGCAAGTCCACAGTATATCTTGGCATTGCCTGTAAGATGAAGGGAAAAACACTTTTCTCCATTGACCACCATCGAGGTTCTGAAGAGCAGCAGCCCGGGCAGCCGTATTTTGATGCTGACCTTTTTGATAATACGACCGGTCTGATTGATAGTTTCCAGTACTTTCGAGCTACGATACAAAAAGCAGGGTTAGAAGAAGTGGTTGTGCCCATGATTACCAAATCACATGTGGCAGCTCGAGATTGGGTTACTCCTTTGGGCCTGGTTTTCATAGATGGTGGCCATAGTTATGAAACAGTTATGACAGACTATCAGTGCTGGTATCCACATTTGCTGCCTGGCGGGTTCCTTGTCTTCCACGATATTTTTTTAAACCCGGCCGAAGGAGGGCAAGCCCCATACGAGGTTTACAAGGTGGCGCTGGCCTCGGGGCAATTTGAGGAATTGCCTATGACGAAGACACTCGGGGTACTACGGTGTCATGGGCCCATGGTGGTCAAGGAGTAG